From Myxosarcina sp. GI1, the proteins below share one genomic window:
- a CDS encoding EAL domain-containing protein — protein sequence MLNQSANSKSLALLREAFTSLLPIVLIMNILVLLSGLTGLLESWGINTASAINGNEINRLYFFLIPLFLNISLSILLAKEKDLDRIGTILISMVCFFRISGFLAIDESGQLFSYHSSILTSIPCTWFAVSLLHYFSKFSQFRFIKYQTDISPRLKKTVNLLIPGLLSVLCFEAVGQLLRMLLALAIIPLLTQAVPKFRQIGEIRELILYKTISLLTWFLGVHGEHSADGLFRLLKGVPSGEISSLRLKTFHDVFMNIGGSGATLVIPLLVLFSKRTTSFKSLARLSLPFSLFNVNEILLFGLPIILNPIFFIPFFVVPFVNMAIALIAVHFGVFAIAPVTIHWMSPPLYSAYISTNGSVWAVITQLLCMAIDGCIYYPFLVFASYQFKTPLHLLKLLGEDAYSFVNEEIERQEERLFATQQMAMLNSMTSAQQLLQQLRGGQFLLYFQPKVDAKTFKLVGLEALLRFQDATGKIRPPTFLPVLYQQGLSKAVDEKVVNLAFEYVLRWRAMGLLVPPISINFDKDFLLDSQAVRNFIARAKEQKICFYIEITEHTYTVELEALKSVTRQLREAGHLISIDDFGAGYSSLTSLLVLEADEIKLDRKLVVCPQDDEERGQILLASSIKLCHDLGFLVVAEGVETIAQLQIVRDCGADFIQGYYFGKPMNPDFVSDLFLKKKKRKKDRRQYNFKDN from the coding sequence ATGCTAAATCAGTCTGCTAATTCCAAAAGTCTCGCACTTCTTAGAGAAGCTTTTACATCCCTATTGCCAATTGTTCTAATAATGAATATTTTGGTTTTGCTTTCTGGCTTGACTGGTTTACTAGAAAGTTGGGGAATTAATACAGCATCTGCCATTAACGGAAATGAAATTAACCGTCTGTATTTCTTTTTGATACCCTTATTTTTAAATATATCCCTCAGTATTCTGCTTGCAAAAGAGAAAGACCTGGATAGAATTGGTACTATTCTGATTTCTATGGTTTGTTTTTTCAGAATATCGGGGTTTTTAGCAATTGATGAATCGGGTCAACTTTTCTCCTATCATAGTTCGATTCTTACTAGTATCCCCTGTACCTGGTTTGCTGTAAGTCTACTGCACTATTTTTCAAAATTTTCTCAATTTCGCTTTATTAAGTATCAGACAGATATCAGCCCCCGTCTCAAGAAAACTGTAAATCTTTTGATTCCTGGTTTACTAAGCGTTCTATGTTTTGAAGCGGTGGGACAACTGCTCAGAATGTTGCTGGCATTAGCCATTATACCTTTGTTAACTCAGGCTGTTCCCAAATTTAGACAGATTGGTGAAATTCGAGAACTCATTTTGTACAAAACAATTTCGCTTCTAACTTGGTTTTTGGGGGTACACGGGGAACATAGTGCCGATGGTTTATTTCGACTTCTTAAGGGTGTTCCGTCTGGAGAAATCTCTAGTCTTCGGCTAAAAACTTTTCATGATGTATTTATGAACATAGGTGGTTCTGGAGCGACATTGGTAATTCCATTACTGGTTCTTTTCTCCAAAAGGACAACTTCTTTTAAATCGCTCGCTCGTCTTAGCCTGCCCTTTTCACTATTTAACGTTAACGAAATCCTGCTGTTTGGGTTGCCAATTATTCTCAACCCTATTTTTTTTATTCCGTTTTTTGTCGTTCCATTTGTTAATATGGCGATCGCTTTGATAGCAGTGCATTTTGGAGTATTTGCGATCGCACCAGTTACGATTCACTGGATGTCACCACCTCTCTATAGTGCCTATATTTCCACTAACGGTTCGGTATGGGCAGTGATTACACAACTGCTCTGTATGGCGATCGATGGTTGTATTTACTATCCTTTCCTAGTCTTTGCCAGTTATCAATTTAAGACTCCGCTTCACTTACTAAAACTTCTGGGGGAGGATGCCTATAGTTTTGTCAATGAAGAGATCGAGCGTCAAGAAGAACGCTTATTTGCCACCCAGCAAATGGCGATGCTAAATAGTATGACTTCGGCACAGCAGCTATTACAACAATTACGAGGTGGACAGTTTTTGCTCTATTTTCAACCAAAGGTAGATGCCAAAACATTTAAATTAGTTGGTCTGGAGGCATTACTGCGGTTTCAAGATGCCACAGGAAAAATCAGACCTCCGACTTTTTTGCCCGTTCTCTATCAACAAGGTCTATCAAAGGCAGTAGACGAGAAGGTAGTAAATTTGGCGTTCGAGTATGTGCTGCGGTGGCGAGCTATGGGACTATTAGTTCCCCCAATTAGTATCAATTTTGATAAAGATTTTTTGTTAGATTCACAAGCAGTACGCAATTTTATTGCCAGAGCCAAAGAACAAAAAATTTGTTTTTATATTGAAATTACCGAGCATACTTATACGGTAGAGTTAGAAGCTTTAAAATCAGTGACTCGTCAGTTGCGAGAGGCAGGTCATCTAATTTCTATTGATGATTTTGGCGCAGGCTATTCTTCTTTGACCAGTTTGTTAGTCTTAGAAGCAGATGAAATAAAGTTAGACCGTAAGTTAGTAGTTTGCCCTCAAGATGATGAAGAGCGGGGGCAGATATTATTGGCATCAAGTATAAAGTTATGCCACGATTTGGGATTTTTGGTAGTAGCAGAAGGGGTAGAAACAATTGCCCAGTTGCAGATTGTTCGAGATTGTGGGGCAGATTTCATACAGGGGTATTATTTTGGTAAGCCGATGAATCCCGATTTTGTGAGTGATTTGTTTCTCAAAAAAAAGAAACGGAAAAAAGATCGCCGTCAATATAACTTTAAAGACAATTAA
- a CDS encoding universal stress protein, whose amino-acid sequence MSVIKKSVLIPIDFSELSYQAIATAKEYVEDIAYLNLIHVLTPLHPADPAAMWNTLNDDERKHKVSDFLQTKLEEMGYSGAKISVAIGDPSTEIVDYAAEIGADLIIMPSHGRKGVSRFLLGSVAERVVRLSPCPVLILK is encoded by the coding sequence ATGAGCGTTATTAAAAAATCTGTTCTCATTCCCATCGATTTTTCAGAACTATCCTATCAGGCGATCGCTACTGCTAAAGAATACGTCGAAGATATTGCCTATCTTAATCTGATTCACGTTCTGACCCCTCTCCATCCAGCCGATCCAGCAGCGATGTGGAATACTCTAAATGATGACGAACGCAAGCATAAAGTCAGCGATTTTTTGCAAACCAAGCTTGAGGAGATGGGCTATAGCGGAGCAAAAATTAGCGTAGCGATCGGCGACCCTAGTACCGAAATTGTAGACTATGCCGCAGAAATTGGCGCGGATTTAATTATTATGCCTTCTCACGGACGCAAAGGTGTAAGTCGCTTTCTACTAGGCTCGGTAGCAGAGCGTGTAGTGCGGCTCTCTCCCTGTCCAGTTTTGATTTTGAAATAA
- a CDS encoding sodium:alanine symporter family protein: MKQLWLQSKKYFWFFFLSIILIPQIALAQEEATPGGFLGGIEAVFQKIVDVLNLFFYFKIGGENGMPLIVLWLIAGGIFFTLRLKFINIRAFKHAIDVVRGKFDDPEDEGDVSHFQALAAALSGTVGIGNIAGVAIAIRLGGPGAAFWMTMAGFLGMSSKFAECTLGQKYRIIKPDGTVGGGPMYYLSRGLSAMNMAGLGKALAVIFAVFCAVGSLGIGNMFQANQAFAAVSNVLPFFENLSWLFGIILAAVVGLVIIGGIERIGAVAGVLVPVMAVIYTLACLWVMLVNITSIPAAIATIITTAFSPEAVAGGAIGAIVIGFQRAAFSNEAGLGSAAIAHSAARTDEPVREGVVALLEPFIDTMFICNLTAIVIVLTGVYADPNAIDLDGAQLSAASFATVISWFPYVIAVAGFLFALSTMISWSYYGQQAWGFLFGDSTTNAYKILFLICVFVGSVVNLGPVLDFSDILALAMSLPNLLGCFLMSGLIARELNNYMSRLKSGEMLAETTKVKEPVLK, translated from the coding sequence ATGAAACAACTATGGTTGCAATCTAAAAAATATTTTTGGTTTTTCTTTTTATCTATAATTTTAATTCCCCAAATCGCCCTGGCGCAGGAAGAAGCAACCCCTGGTGGTTTTTTAGGTGGCATTGAAGCAGTATTTCAAAAAATTGTCGATGTTCTAAATCTGTTTTTCTACTTTAAAATCGGTGGCGAAAATGGAATGCCGTTGATTGTCCTCTGGCTGATTGCTGGAGGCATATTTTTTACCTTACGGCTAAAATTTATTAATATTCGCGCCTTCAAACACGCCATCGACGTAGTGCGGGGCAAATTTGACGATCCCGAAGATGAAGGTGATGTTTCTCATTTTCAGGCACTCGCTGCCGCTCTTTCTGGTACGGTAGGCATTGGTAATATTGCGGGAGTTGCGATCGCGATTCGTCTGGGTGGTCCAGGGGCAGCTTTTTGGATGACTATGGCGGGKTTTTTGGGTATGTCGAGTAAGTTTGCCGAATGTACTCTCGGTCAGAAATATCGCATTATTAAACCCGATGGTACGGTTGGCGGTGGTCCAATGTACTACCTCTCTCGCGGTTTATCGGCGATGAATATGGCTGGTTTGGGTAAGGCATTGGCGGTGATTTTTGCGGTTTTCTGCGCCGTTGGCAGCCTGGGCATTGGTAATATGTTTCAGGCAAATCAGGCTTTTGCCGCAGTATCTAATGTCTTGCCGTTTTTTGAGAATCTTAGCTGGTTGTTTGGCATTATTCTGGCGGCTGTAGTTGGGCTAGTGATTATCGGCGGTATCGAACGTATCGGTGCGGTTGCTGGAGTCCTGGTTCCTGTAATGGCGGTAATTTATACTCTAGCTTGCTTGTGGGTAATGCTGGTTAATATTACCTCAATACCAGCAGCGATCGCTACAATTATTACTACTGCTTTTAGTCCTGAAGCCGTAGCGGGTGGAGCTATTGGCGCAATTGTCATTGGGTTTCAACGAGCGGCTTTTTCTAACGAGGCGGGATTGGGATCTGCCGCGATCGCCCATTCTGCGGCTCGTACCGACGAGCCAGTTAGAGAAGGTGTGGTAGCTTTGTTAGAGCCGTTTATCGACACGATGTTTATTTGTAATTTAACGGCAATTGTCATCGTTCTGACAGGGGTTTACGCCGATCCTAACGCTATAGACTTAGACGGAGCGCAACTTTCAGCAGCATCCTTTGCCACGGTTATTAGTTGGTTTCCCTACGTAATTGCCGTAGCGGGATTTTTATTTGCCCTTTCGACGATGATTTCCTGGAGTTATTACGGACAGCAGGCATGGGGATTTTTGTTTGGTGATAGTACCACTAACGCCTATAAAATTTTATTTCTAATCTGCGTCTTTGTCGGTTCGGTAGTTAATCTAGGTCCCGTACTCGATTTTAGCGATATTCTGGCACTAGCCATGTCTCTACCCAATTTATTAGGCTGTTTCCTAATGTCGGGATTAATTGCTAGAGAGTTAAATAACTATATGTCTCGCCTCAAGTCTGGGGAAATGTTAGCAGAGACAACAAAAGTCAAAGAACCCGTATTGAAATAG